The genomic DNA GGCGATCAGGCGCTGGAGGAGGGCACCGAGATCTCGGCCCGCTCCCTCGCGCTGGCGCTCCAGAAGCGACGCCCCGTGACGACGTCGCGGCCCAGCCCCGAGGTCTTCGCCGCCGCGTACCGGGCTGCGGCCGAAGCCGGCGCCGTCGGCATCGTCTCGCTGCACCTCTCGGGCGAATTCTCGGGCACGTACGACGCCGCGCTGCTCGCCGCCAAGGATGCTCCGGTGCCGGTACGGGTGGTCGACACCGGCATGGTCGCCATGGCCCTCGGGTTCTGCGCCCTGGCCGCGGCCGAGGCGGTGGAGGCGGGCGGCAGCCTGGACGAGGCGGTCGTGGCGGCCGAGAAGCGGGCCGCGGGCACCTCCGCCTACTTCTACGTCGACACGCTGGACTATCTGCGCCGCGGGGGGCGCATCGGCGCGGCCCAGGCCCTGCTGGGGTCGGCCCTCGCGGTGAAGCCCCTGCTCCAGCTGGACGGTGGCCGGATCGAGCTGCTGGAGAAGGTGCGGACGGCCTCGAAGGCGATCGCGCGGCTGGAGGAGATCGTCGCCGAGCGGGCGGGCACCGGCCGGGTGGACATCGCCGTGCACCACCTGGCGGCGTCCGAGCGGGCCGACCGGCTGGCCGAGAGGTTGCGTGTGCGTGTCCCCGGGCTCGTCGATCTGCATGTCAGTGAGGTCGGCGCGGTGATCGGTGCGCACACCGGTCCCGGTCTGCTCGGAGCGGTGGTTTCGCCTCGCTGATCTCCCTCGTCAGGGTGAGGGAGTTATCCACAACCGGGCGGTTTTCCACTGGAATGTGGCCTGCTCGGCGGGTTCGGGCGAATGTGCCTAGCGTCGTGAGGCATGGCTCCCCGATCAGATCGTGTGCATCGAGCACACCGTGCAACCAGTGGAAGTGGACCCGGCCGCGCTGCGGCGTCGGACGTGCGCGCCCGGCGCGGGTCCGGTGCGGGCCAGGGCCCGGGATACGGTCCCGGCTCCGGACCTGGACGACGACGGTTGTCGCGTGGGCATGCCGCCGGCGTCGCGGCGGCCTCGCGACATCGCGCGGACGCGCTCATGGCCGGTGCGTACGGGGGGCGCGTCGCCCGGCCGACAGTGGGCCCTGCGCCGCCTCCGTCACCGCGTCCGGCTCCCGCAGAGGAGACCACGCTGGCGGTCACAACGGCTCCGGTCGCGGCCGGGCGGTGGGAGCGGCTGGTTCCTGCCGTTCGGGAGCGCCTCCCGATGTGGTTGCAGCTCAGGTGCGGACTGGAGCCGAGAACCCTCGCCGCGCTCACCGTCGTC from Streptomyces sp. NBC_01707 includes the following:
- a CDS encoding DegV family protein; its protein translation is MSRHVAIVTDSTAYLPPQAMERHGITAVPLTVVLGDQALEEGTEISARSLALALQKRRPVTTSRPSPEVFAAAYRAAAEAGAVGIVSLHLSGEFSGTYDAALLAAKDAPVPVRVVDTGMVAMALGFCALAAAEAVEAGGSLDEAVVAAEKRAAGTSAYFYVDTLDYLRRGGRIGAAQALLGSALAVKPLLQLDGGRIELLEKVRTASKAIARLEEIVAERAGTGRVDIAVHHLAASERADRLAERLRVRVPGLVDLHVSEVGAVIGAHTGPGLLGAVVSPR